The proteins below are encoded in one region of Thiohalomonas denitrificans:
- a CDS encoding tetratricopeptide repeat protein → MSLINQVLKDVEARRTNPAARAEQVTPALRTEAASTSRGIAALVFGMAVAGFGGWLWWSQEMAQPPAVPTVIHPGAEPAEQTVAATRPTVSDPVGKLEPDPSPEPEPEPKTPKAPEDRALLQKPPQVTTAGAPQTKTPAGAPPAVAEPKAPEASKTKTQTPQPINTPGRPPVMEKRVRRLTAEQEAEQLYREAYTLLTRGRRNRAEDHLTRALEQYPAHARAREAFAGILVSEGRWVELLTVVERGLVLNPADGKLAQLAARAHLQQEHPEAAVAVLTRSLEAGSSDTGVAAFLAATYQKIGRYSKSAEVYRQLVTAHPRNSTWWAGLGIALEQTERTEEARQAYQNALSRGGLKVALRTHVERRLARLN, encoded by the coding sequence GTGAGCCTCATCAATCAGGTATTGAAGGATGTGGAAGCCCGTCGCACCAACCCTGCCGCCCGGGCCGAGCAGGTTACGCCCGCCCTGCGTACTGAGGCGGCTTCCACCAGCCGGGGTATTGCCGCGCTCGTTTTTGGCATGGCGGTAGCCGGCTTCGGCGGCTGGCTGTGGTGGAGCCAGGAGATGGCGCAGCCTCCGGCCGTCCCCACTGTCATCCATCCCGGCGCAGAGCCTGCGGAGCAAACCGTTGCGGCCACCCGACCGACGGTTTCCGATCCCGTTGGCAAATTGGAACCAGACCCCAGCCCGGAGCCAGAACCAGAACCGAAAACCCCGAAGGCTCCGGAGGATCGGGCGTTACTTCAAAAGCCACCTCAGGTAACGACCGCCGGCGCCCCACAGACAAAAACCCCTGCCGGCGCTCCCCCTGCTGTGGCCGAGCCGAAAGCGCCGGAGGCGTCGAAAACGAAGACACAGACACCACAGCCGATAAACACCCCCGGACGTCCGCCGGTGATGGAGAAACGCGTCCGCCGGCTGACAGCCGAACAGGAGGCGGAGCAGCTCTACCGCGAGGCATACACCCTCCTCACCCGCGGTCGGCGCAACCGGGCTGAAGATCACCTCACCAGGGCACTGGAGCAGTATCCGGCCCATGCCCGGGCGCGGGAAGCGTTTGCCGGAATCCTGGTCTCCGAAGGGCGCTGGGTGGAACTGCTGACCGTGGTGGAGAGGGGACTGGTACTCAATCCCGCCGACGGAAAACTGGCCCAATTGGCGGCCCGCGCCCACCTTCAGCAAGAGCACCCGGAAGCAGCAGTGGCTGTTTTGACTCGCAGTCTCGAGGCCGGGTCCTCCGATACCGGGGTCGCAGCCTTCCTTGCCGCCACTTATCAGAAAATCGGCCGCTATTCCAAAAGTGCCGAGGTTTACCGCCAGTTGGTAACGGCCCACCCCCGCAACAGCACCTGGTGGGCCGGCCTTGGAATCGCCCTGGAGCAGACGGAGCGAACCGAGGAGGCTCGCCAGGCCTACCAAAATGCACTCTCCCGGGGAGGATTGAAGGTAGCGCTTCGCACCCATGTCGAACGCCGTCTGGCCCGGTTGAACTAG
- the pilM gene encoding pilus assembly protein PilM yields MLTLPWKKRRSSRGLAGLALTDAGIASARVLQRNDGAPRLVACQFTPARSPEQLPSLLRTLAEEQKLDRTISVIGQNDFNLLLVEAPEVDPTELKAAVRWRIKDLIGFHIDDAVIDVFDIPSQRNGRARMMYAVVAKTHAVRHHIDLLEGAGLDLDIIDIPELALRNLASILPEDETGVATLYLNPLGGMLTLTRQSNLYLARTLDIGVERLSRETVNDADESIPEGGEIGAEQQSKITTSLQRMFDSIVLEVQRSLDYYESHFLLPPVSGLVIAPTEKPIPHLVRYMADNLDIPVRMMDLNALLDIDQPLSDELQAQCLPAIGAALRREEKTL; encoded by the coding sequence ATGCTGACCCTTCCCTGGAAAAAGCGGAGAAGCTCACGTGGCCTCGCGGGTCTGGCGCTCACGGACGCCGGTATCGCCTCGGCCCGCGTGCTGCAACGCAACGATGGAGCACCTCGTCTCGTTGCGTGCCAGTTTACTCCAGCCCGCTCCCCTGAACAGCTGCCGTCCTTGCTGAGGACGCTTGCCGAAGAGCAGAAGCTGGACAGAACCATCAGCGTTATCGGCCAGAATGATTTCAATCTGCTGCTGGTCGAGGCCCCGGAGGTGGATCCTACCGAACTGAAGGCAGCGGTTCGGTGGCGCATTAAAGACCTGATCGGATTCCATATCGATGATGCCGTCATCGATGTGTTCGATATTCCCAGCCAGCGAAACGGGCGGGCACGCATGATGTACGCAGTAGTCGCCAAGACCCATGCCGTGCGCCATCATATCGATCTGCTCGAAGGTGCCGGCCTCGACCTGGACATCATCGATATTCCCGAGTTGGCTCTGCGAAATCTGGCCTCCATCCTGCCCGAGGACGAGACCGGGGTTGCCACCCTGTACCTGAACCCCTTGGGAGGGATGCTGACCCTCACCCGGCAATCCAACCTCTACCTGGCCCGTACTCTCGACATCGGGGTGGAGCGACTTTCCCGGGAAACGGTAAACGACGCCGACGAGTCCATCCCCGAAGGCGGCGAAATCGGTGCGGAGCAGCAGAGCAAGATCACCACCTCACTCCAGCGCATGTTCGACAGTATCGTCCTTGAGGTGCAGCGCTCGCTGGATTATTACGAGAGTCATTTTCTGCTTCCGCCGGTGAGTGGACTGGTTATTGCCCCGACGGAAAAACCGATCCCCCACCTGGTGCGCTATATGGCTGACAACCTGGACATTCCGGTTCGAATGATGGACCTGAACGCCCTGCTCGACATTGACCAGCCGCTTAGTGATGAGCTGCAGGCGCAGTGTCTACCGGCGATCGGAGCCGCGCTGCGCCGCGAGGAGAAAACCCTCTGA
- a CDS encoding general secretion pathway protein GspB codes for MVRKGWFAVTLSLLVAPAGAAALDDPMRPPNEQQTRSVVSHPQLQLTAVMIHRDRRIAVINGQRVREGSQIAGSTVLAINPSTVTLRRNGRLTALSLLDLRVKTISKTRNQE; via the coding sequence TTGGTACGTAAAGGCTGGTTTGCAGTAACCCTGTCCCTTCTCGTTGCGCCCGCAGGCGCCGCGGCGCTGGATGATCCGATGCGTCCGCCCAACGAGCAACAGACCCGCAGTGTAGTCAGCCACCCGCAACTACAACTGACTGCCGTGATGATCCACCGCGATCGACGGATTGCCGTCATCAACGGTCAGCGGGTGAGAGAAGGCTCACAGATCGCGGGGTCCACGGTCCTGGCCATCAACCCATCCACGGTAACCCTGCGCAGGAATGGAAGACTGACCGCTCTGTCGCTGCTGGACCTGCGAGTCAAAACCATCTCGAAGACCCGGAACCAAGAATGA
- a CDS encoding chorismate--pyruvate lyase family protein has product MRRRCGKAGNEPVWQAANRLRRSALPPHLIGWLLDDSSLTRWLKQACNGRFAVRVLRQGWTVPMSCETAALKLPLRRRAMVREVLLLCDDVPWVFARTVIPKRTLGGPGGRLAFLGNRPLGELLFRDPRVRRGRLEVSRVTPALLGVESTQAPVWGRRSIFRLSERPLLVSEYFIGELPPWPGERSR; this is encoded by the coding sequence ATGAGAAGACGTTGCGGCAAGGCAGGAAATGAGCCGGTTTGGCAGGCGGCCAACCGGTTGCGACGGAGTGCGCTGCCGCCACACCTCATCGGGTGGCTGCTCGATGACTCCTCGCTGACCCGATGGCTCAAACAGGCCTGCAACGGCCGCTTCGCGGTCCGGGTTCTGCGTCAGGGCTGGACCGTTCCGATGAGCTGCGAAACGGCGGCGCTGAAGTTGCCCCTGCGTCGCCGGGCGATGGTGCGGGAGGTACTGCTGCTTTGTGATGACGTGCCGTGGGTATTTGCGCGTACGGTGATCCCCAAACGCACATTGGGCGGTCCGGGCGGTAGGCTGGCGTTTCTCGGCAACCGGCCGCTGGGCGAGCTCCTGTTCCGCGACCCGAGGGTGCGGCGAGGCCGCCTTGAGGTGAGCCGGGTCACCCCCGCACTGCTCGGAGTGGAGAGCACGCAGGCTCCGGTATGGGGGCGGCGCTCGATCTTCCGCCTCTCGGAACGCCCGCTACTGGTCAGCGAATATTTCATTGGTGAACTGCCGCCCTGGCCGGGCGAGCGGAGTCGCTGA
- a CDS encoding PilN domain-containing protein — MQQINLYQPIFKRQEKVFSAKTLLQAGLLVVVGLVAVYGYGLWQTVKLDERVEAFEQQRGAALKRLQQVSNQFPAPKRDPALQTRLQQLEKELAGKQRVVKALDSPRFGNRKGFTDRLEAFARQRPQRLWLQHVSLREGGDDIILAGSTYQPEQVPQFVQRLGQEGSLTGFTFRRLLITRSEEEAGRVDFTLRSQPEKKEAAR, encoded by the coding sequence ATGCAGCAGATCAATCTCTACCAGCCCATTTTCAAGCGACAAGAGAAAGTCTTCTCGGCCAAGACCCTGCTGCAGGCCGGCCTGCTGGTGGTCGTAGGCCTGGTCGCCGTTTACGGCTATGGACTCTGGCAGACGGTCAAGCTGGATGAACGGGTAGAGGCCTTTGAGCAGCAGCGGGGCGCGGCACTGAAACGACTGCAACAGGTCTCGAACCAGTTTCCCGCACCCAAACGGGACCCGGCTCTGCAAACCCGATTACAGCAGCTGGAAAAGGAACTGGCAGGCAAGCAGCGGGTTGTAAAGGCGCTCGATTCGCCCCGATTCGGGAACCGAAAGGGATTCACCGATCGATTGGAAGCCTTTGCCCGACAACGGCCGCAGAGACTCTGGCTGCAGCACGTTTCACTCCGCGAGGGGGGCGACGACATAATCCTGGCAGGCAGCACCTATCAACCGGAGCAGGTCCCGCAATTCGTGCAACGACTCGGACAGGAGGGTTCGCTCACGGGGTTCACCTTTCGTCGCCTGCTGATAACCCGCTCCGAAGAGGAGGCGGGACGGGTAGACTTCACGCTTCGCAGCCAACCGGAAAAAAAGGAGGCCGCCCGGTGA
- a CDS encoding UbiA family prenyltransferase, which translates to MKALAINRDRLERYLRITRLHEPWDLGFLVAAGLSANWMAAGGVPPGDTLFAFLLGALAMRCGAWVFCDLADARFFDGSPESLVARGTFDMQTAIRLFTVLCAIAFASAIYLGRHVVIFSPLAWGLLIAYPYARQHTFLSSLVLAMATALAVPIAWLANGQTPGAIAWLLFVFVLMWSSAFLLLYALPRRDQESRLGARSLVNLVGDGVPLVVGLLQAGALAAAALAGQRADLGPLFEFGWLAAAMVAIYQLFLLVRARDGDAERAYQSNLWLGLAIFGGIAAHYVCLVTKML; encoded by the coding sequence ATGAAGGCCCTGGCGATCAACCGGGACCGACTCGAACGCTATCTCCGGATTACCCGTTTGCACGAACCGTGGGACCTCGGCTTCCTGGTGGCCGCCGGACTCTCCGCCAACTGGATGGCCGCCGGGGGCGTGCCACCCGGCGATACGCTGTTCGCCTTTCTTCTCGGTGCGCTGGCAATGCGCTGCGGGGCCTGGGTATTTTGCGATTTGGCCGACGCCCGTTTCTTTGACGGTTCACCCGAATCGTTGGTGGCACGCGGCACCTTCGACATGCAGACGGCCATACGCCTGTTCACGGTCTTGTGTGCCATTGCGTTCGCCAGCGCCATCTACCTGGGCCGGCATGTAGTGATATTTTCTCCCTTGGCCTGGGGGTTATTGATCGCCTACCCCTATGCACGGCAACACACCTTTCTGAGCTCCCTTGTGCTGGCGATGGCGACGGCCCTGGCCGTACCCATCGCCTGGCTGGCCAACGGCCAGACTCCCGGGGCTATCGCCTGGCTGCTGTTCGTGTTTGTGCTGATGTGGAGTAGCGCCTTTTTGCTGCTATATGCCCTACCACGTCGTGATCAGGAGTCCAGACTGGGCGCACGCTCTCTGGTAAATCTGGTCGGTGACGGCGTGCCGCTGGTGGTGGGACTCCTTCAGGCGGGAGCATTGGCAGCGGCGGCTCTGGCGGGACAGCGGGCTGATCTTGGCCCCCTGTTTGAATTCGGCTGGCTGGCGGCAGCCATGGTCGCCATCTACCAATTGTTTCTACTGGTCAGGGCCCGGGACGGCGATGCCGAGCGCGCCTACCAAAGTAATCTGTGGTTAGGGCTGGCAATATTTGGTGGAATTGCTGCACACTATGTGTGCTTGGTCACAAAAATGCTGTGA
- the mshL gene encoding pilus (MSHA type) biogenesis protein MshL — translation MKNQEHCKSLLSLLALTVGLGGCAGIDRGETMSDIRAAAREGLQGAEPKDREPPPDLSSALMPELQVDIPGASEKVLDQHFDVKVRRAPARDFFLGLVEDTPYNIVVHPEVSGQIDLDLKNVTVPQVMAIVKDAYGYDFERRGSVFQVYPNTVQSRIFYVNYPDLVRTGYSGMETTSTSVADINGRTDDTRNERQNSRSARQGSGSSVGSASDSNFWERIRADVESIVGREEGRRVSVNPIAGLILVRAKPDELRDVGRFLDASAVAVKRQVVLEARILEVTLSDGYRAGINWMDVANSDGELAVFGPGGNLTGSVNTQGDSSVSVTDDLTLGLFGNDFTALIDALKTQGDVQVLSNPRVSTVNNQKAIIKVGSDEFFVTDVESDTIAGTATTTNTSVELTPFFSGVSLDVTPQISAEGQVILHIHPTVSQVAEQTKQITTSAGSLTLPLAASTVRESDTMIRAENGQIVVIGGLMQNRLNTSENRIPLLGDIPLLGGLFRFASESREKTELVILLKPTVVEGPAEWSRQVNDSLNTWEGMEQSRKRDLEMSPGADHFR, via the coding sequence ATGAAAAACCAGGAACACTGCAAGAGCCTGCTTTCCCTGCTGGCGTTAACCGTCGGTCTGGGAGGATGCGCCGGTATCGACAGGGGAGAGACCATGTCGGACATCCGGGCCGCCGCCAGAGAGGGGCTCCAGGGGGCCGAACCGAAGGATAGAGAACCCCCTCCCGACCTCAGTTCGGCGCTCATGCCGGAGCTGCAGGTCGATATCCCCGGTGCGTCCGAGAAGGTACTCGATCAGCATTTTGACGTGAAGGTACGCAGGGCCCCCGCTCGCGACTTTTTCCTGGGTCTTGTGGAGGACACGCCCTATAACATAGTGGTCCATCCGGAGGTCAGCGGACAAATCGACCTCGACCTCAAAAACGTCACCGTGCCGCAAGTCATGGCGATCGTGAAGGATGCCTACGGTTATGATTTCGAGCGCCGTGGCTCGGTCTTTCAAGTGTACCCGAACACCGTTCAGTCCCGTATTTTTTACGTCAACTATCCGGACCTGGTGCGCACCGGCTACTCCGGGATGGAAACCACCTCCACCAGTGTGGCTGATATCAACGGCCGAACCGATGATACCCGCAACGAACGCCAGAACAGTCGCAGCGCCCGGCAAGGCAGTGGCAGCTCGGTAGGTTCGGCTTCCGACTCCAATTTCTGGGAACGGATCCGCGCCGATGTCGAATCGATCGTAGGTCGGGAAGAGGGACGTCGTGTTAGCGTCAACCCCATAGCCGGCCTGATCCTGGTCCGTGCCAAACCGGATGAACTGCGGGATGTCGGACGTTTTCTCGATGCCTCTGCCGTCGCCGTGAAACGGCAGGTAGTGCTGGAGGCACGGATCCTCGAAGTGACGCTCTCCGACGGCTATCGCGCCGGCATAAACTGGATGGATGTAGCCAACTCCGATGGCGAACTGGCGGTATTCGGCCCCGGAGGCAATCTAACCGGTTCAGTAAATACCCAGGGCGACTCGTCGGTTTCAGTCACCGATGACCTGACACTGGGACTCTTCGGCAACGACTTCACGGCACTCATCGATGCACTGAAGACCCAGGGCGATGTCCAGGTACTGTCGAACCCCCGGGTCTCCACCGTCAATAACCAGAAGGCGATTATCAAGGTTGGTTCCGACGAATTCTTCGTCACTGACGTGGAGTCCGACACCATTGCCGGCACGGCCACCACCACCAATACCAGTGTCGAACTGACCCCTTTCTTCTCCGGTGTATCGCTCGATGTCACCCCTCAAATCAGTGCAGAGGGACAGGTGATTCTCCACATCCATCCCACAGTCAGCCAAGTGGCGGAACAGACCAAACAGATCACCACCAGCGCCGGAAGCCTCACGTTGCCACTGGCCGCCAGCACGGTCAGGGAATCCGACACCATGATTCGGGCGGAGAACGGCCAGATCGTGGTGATCGGCGGCCTGATGCAGAATCGCCTTAATACGTCGGAAAACAGAATACCACTGCTCGGGGATATTCCCCTGCTCGGCGGCCTGTTCCGATTCGCCTCGGAGAGCCGCGAAAAAACCGAGCTGGTCATCCTGCTCAAACCCACCGTCGTGGAGGGACCTGCCGAATGGTCGCGCCAGGTCAACGACTCCCTGAACACCTGGGAAGGAATGGAGCAAAGCCGCAAAAGGGATTTGGAAATGAGTCCCGGCGCGGACCACTTCCGGTAG
- a CDS encoding ExeA family protein, with amino-acid sequence MYLEYFGLHEAPFSLTPDTSYFFADGHYRDALDTLLIALKSGEGFIKVTGEVGTGKTLLCRKLLNILDEGFYTTYIPNPLLTAPALNLAMADELELNLPRNLGQHRTTKAITRRLIELAHQGKQVILCVDEAQAMPDETLEALRLLTNLETEKHKLLQVVLFGQPELDQRLGRASVRQLRQRITFSYQLQPLGRKAMAAYLAHRLAVAGNRGVLLFKPNALDALHKASGGIPRLVNVLAHKSLMAAYGKGSSAINSRHVRMAVADTESTAAPGIRWRWWVPLVGVLMLGSLLLLRPHLPAVVTAMFAGGLTEGDTISVQSGERPGRDGKGGPT; translated from the coding sequence ATGTATCTGGAATACTTTGGCCTGCACGAGGCGCCATTCTCACTAACGCCGGACACCAGCTATTTCTTTGCCGACGGACATTACCGGGATGCACTCGATACCCTCCTGATTGCGCTGAAAAGCGGCGAGGGCTTCATCAAGGTCACCGGCGAGGTTGGTACAGGCAAAACGCTGCTGTGCCGCAAACTGCTGAATATCCTTGATGAGGGTTTCTACACCACCTACATTCCCAACCCCCTCCTGACCGCACCGGCTCTGAACCTGGCGATGGCCGACGAACTGGAGCTGAACCTGCCCCGCAATCTCGGCCAGCACCGCACCACCAAGGCCATTACCCGTCGCTTGATCGAACTGGCGCACCAAGGCAAACAGGTGATCTTGTGCGTCGACGAGGCCCAGGCGATGCCCGATGAGACACTCGAAGCGCTACGGCTACTAACCAATCTGGAGACGGAAAAGCACAAGCTGCTTCAGGTAGTGCTGTTCGGACAGCCCGAGCTCGACCAGCGACTCGGCCGTGCCTCGGTTCGGCAGTTGCGCCAGCGGATTACCTTCAGCTACCAGCTCCAGCCCTTGGGCCGAAAAGCGATGGCAGCCTACCTGGCTCACAGACTGGCAGTGGCCGGGAACCGGGGAGTCCTCCTTTTCAAGCCCAATGCCCTCGATGCTCTGCACAAGGCCAGTGGTGGTATCCCGCGGCTTGTCAATGTCCTCGCCCACAAGTCGCTGATGGCCGCCTACGGCAAAGGCAGCAGCGCCATCAACTCGCGGCATGTGCGCATGGCCGTCGCAGATACCGAGTCCACTGCTGCTCCCGGGATCCGCTGGCGATGGTGGGTTCCTCTGGTCGGCGTCCTGATGCTGGGCAGCTTGCTGCTGCTCAGGCCCCACCTCCCGGCCGTAGTGACGGCGATGTTCGCAGGCGGGCTCACCGAGGGCGATACAATTTCGGTGCAGAGCGGAGAGCGGCCGGGGCGCGACGGCAAAGGAGGACCGACGTGA